TTACTTATTATTTTAGGTATTGTGTCAGCTGCAATTACTGCTTTATTTGTACTTGCGTTGTTATATGATAAAAAAAGAATTGTAGAAATTCAAAGCTTTTTAGGTGATAAATCAATTGATGTAGTTAATGCAGTTAATAACGATTTAAAAAGTGAAAACAAAGCTTGAAGAAGACTTTACATTATTGTATTTATCTTATTAGTTCTTCTTCCGCTTGCGATTATTATTTATTTAATTTATAGAAAAGTTCTTTCAAGAAGAAAATAAAATGAAACTTTTAGTTTTTATCGAAAACCAATTTAATGACATTGAATTAACTACTCCATTAAGCTATTTAAAAAGAGCAGATGAAAACTTAGAAATTACCTATTATCATCCTCATTTGTCAAGTGCAAATGGACAATATAATATCTCTTATATCCAAAACATTTCAAATCAAATTGGTGATTTAGATTCATATGATGCTTTCTTTATTCCTGGCGGAAAAGGAGCACAATCACTTAGAAAAAATGAACATTTACTAAAAATTATTAGCTCACTCATTGCTCAAAATAAGCTAGTTTTTGCAATTTGTGACGCACCAAATGTTTTACTTGAAAACAATTTAATTCCTGAAAAATGACCTTATTCTTCATTCCCTAGCAATTGAAGCGCTACTTACCAAAATAGCTTCAGAAGCGAAGAGATGGTCTCTAGAGCTAACAATTTAATTACAGCTAGATGCGCTTTTGCAAGCAATGAATTAGGCCTTACAATGGTTGAAATTCTCTATGGAAAAGAAACTGCTAACCTTGTTTCTTTTGGGATGACAGGAAATAAATAATCAAAAATGAGTATCCTTTTATTCAAGGATACTCATTTTTTACTAAGTTTTGTGCTCTAGAAATTCCCAAAGATGAATAGCTCTATATTATAGTGTTATTCATCATTTTAATTTCAAAAGTATCATCCTTAATAAACTATTTCCTTATGCGTAGGAAAAATAGCATTAAAGAGAAATGACTAAAACAATGTCATTTGATCTGTATCTTCTAGCTCGTCTAAAACTCCCATTTCTTTTACAATTCCAAATAAAGTAGAGTTAATTCCAGATCTTTTTGCAAAGTCTTCTTTAGTTCGATATGGTTTTTCTTCTCTGGCTATAATAATTTTTTCAGCCATAGCTCCACCTAAACCTTTAATTGCTGAAAATGGTGGGATTAACGCTTTGTTTTGATAATCAATAACTCACTCTTTATCCAGTGATTTAGTTAATTGAATATTTGTAATCGTAAACCCTCTAGCATAAAGTTCTCTAGCACATTCAAGTGAGACAATAAGTTCTTCATCTTTAACTTTCTTAGCACTAAGAGAGCTAAGTTCTTTTAATTTAGCATTAATTTTCTTAGCACCTGGGTCATTTGCCATTACAGTTACGTCAAATTCTTCTACCCTAGTGGTTAAAAATGTTGCATAGTAAGCAAGTGGGTGATAAAGCTTGAATCACGCAATTCTTCAAGCCATTAAAACATATGCAGTGGCATGGGCTTTAGGGAACATATAGGCAATTTTCTTCATACTTTCAATGTATCAATCAGGGACATCATGTTTTTTAAGTTCTGCTTCTTGCTCGCTTGAAACCCCTTTTCCTTTACGCACTTGCTCCATTACTTTAAATGAATAAAGTGGATCTACACCTTTATTAATTAAATAAACCATAATATCATCACGACAAGAAATAACATCTTTAATGGTCATATTTTTTTCTTTAATAAGGGTTTGTGCATTGTTAGTTCACACATCAGTTCCATGTGAAAGCCCTGAAAGTGAAATTAAATCAGCAAAGCTAGTTGGAGCAGCTTCATTAAGCATTCTCCGTACGAAGTTAGTACCAAATTCAGGAATTCCAAGTGCACCAGTTTTTTCATCACCAATTTGACTTGGAGATATTCCAAGCTCTTTTGTAGAGCTAAATAACGACATAACTCTTGGATCTTTTTTCGGTATATCTTTTTTAACATCAATACCCGTTAATCTTTCAAGCATTCTAATTGCAGTTGGATCTAAGTGACCTAAAATATCTAATTTTAAGACATTATCGTGAATTGCGTGGAAATCAAAGTGGGTAGTTTTTCAATCTAAAGCAATATCATCAGCTGGGTAATTTGATGGTGTGAAATCTTCAACATCGTATTCTTTTGGAATAATGATAATTCCACCAGGGTGTTGCCCGGTTGTTCTTTTAACCCCTTCAATTTTAGTTGAAAGGAAATCAATGTAAGTTGAAGAATAAGGTAATCCATATTCTTCAACAGCTTTTTTAATATAACCATAAGCAGTCTTGTTTTTAATTGTCGAAATTGTACCAGCTCTAAAAGTGTGTGATTCACCAAAAAGTCTTTTAATTTCGTTGTGAATTTCACCTTGGTATTCTCCTGAGAAGTTTAAATCGATATCAGGAACTTTATCTGCATTAAACCCAAGGAAGGTTTCAAATGGAATGGTGTGACCATCTTTATCCATTTTGGTTCCACATTTATCACAATCTTTATCATCTAAGTCAAACCCACTAGTTACAGTTGTATTTTCTACAAGCTCAAAACTCTTACAATTGCTGCAAATGTAATGCGGCGGAAGTGGATTAACTTCAGTAATCCCTGATAAAGTAGCTACTAATGAAGAGCCAACACTACCACGACTACCTACTAAATAACCATTATCAAGACTCTTTTTAACTAAAATATGTGAAATTCAGTAAATAACGTCAAAACCGTATTTTAAAATTGGTTCAATTTCTTTTTTGATTCTTTCTTCTACAATTTTAGGTAATTTTTCACCATATTTTTCATGCGCTGTTTTGTAAACTAAATCTGGTAATTTAGACTTAGAATTATCGAAAATAGGTGTGTACAAGTCTTTTTTGATAACTTCAATGTTATCTTCAATCATCTGGTCAATTTTATGTGTATTTTCAATAACTACTTCGTTAATATCATCAAGATTTCCTAAGAAGGTAAAAGCTTGCTTCATTTCTTTAGTAGTTAAAAAATGAAGTTGTGGGATTTTTAAAGTCCCTTCTGCCGCTTTTTGGTAGTTAAATAAAAAGTGAGGTACGTTACCAATTCCTTTAGCATACACAAGTGGTTTAAAGAATTCTCGATGTTCTTTTCTTTCATATCTTGCATCGCTAATAGCTACAGGTGTTTTTCCAAGTGATTTAGCCTTTTTATATAGGTTTTTTAGGCTTATTTCAATTTGCTCGCGACTAAATCCATCATCTGTAATTAAGTGTTCTAAGCTATTTGGATGTGGAATTTCCACATAATCAAACTTGCTAATAATGAGATCTACATTATCCTCGCTTGAATATAAAACTGCATCAATTAATGGACTTCTAACCCCTCCTGAACCAATTAAAATGCCTTCAACACCTATTAAATCTTGATAGAAAATTTTAGGACCTTTGAAATATCTTTGAGTCAGTGAAAGAGTAACTAATTTGAATAGGTTTTTAAGTCCAATTTGATTTTTGACAAGAACAGTAATTTGATCTGGTCTTGTTTTTTCATAAACTGCTTTAGATTTGTAATTGTAAAGCTGATCTAAATCGTTAATGTCCATTTCTTTGAATTTATTAATAGATTTAATTCATGCTTGTGCAAGAACGTCCGCGTCATAATCAGCACGGTGAGCTACGTTTGAATCATATAAAACACCTAAGTTAGAACAAAAATCACCAAGTGAGTGTTTTGATTTTTCTTGGAATAAAATCCTACTTACCATAAGTGAGTCAATATAGACTGTATTTGGATAAGGAATGTTATTTTGCTTGAACTTTTCTAAAATGAAGTTCATATCGAATTTAGCATTGTGAGCAATTGCAATCCGGTTATTCAAAATGTCATAAATTTTTTGTAAACCTTCTTGAAGTTCAAGACCTTCTTTTTCAAGCATTTGGTCAGTAATTTTAGTAAGTCCAACAGTAAAAGCGGAAAGTTTTTCGCTTGCTTTAATGAAAAATTGGAATTTTTCAGCTATCATTCCATTTCTTACAATTGAACCCCCAAATTCGATAATTTCACCAAAAGTTGCTGAAAGACTAGTGGTTTCAATATCGAAAGCAATATATTCGTTAGCTTCTAAAAGAGAGTTTTGGTATTCATTTAAAATCGCTCTATGATTCTCATCAATAACACTAAAACTTACTCCGTAAATAGGTTTGATCCCTTCTTTTTTAGCGCTTGCAAAGAATTTAGGGAAAGATTGCACGCTGTTTGAATCCACAATTGCTACTGATTTATGTCCGTATTTTTTAGCAAGCTCAACAATTTCGTTAGCTTCCATAATTCCGTCCATAACATTCATTTTACTTTTAGTATTTAGTTCAATTCTTTTTACTTCTTCATCATCACTAATTTCTGAAATGATATCATCATAAGGTTTTAAGAAACTAACTTTAATGTTTTTTGTGCTTGTATCATAGCTCCGATTATCAAGCATTCCATAAACATCAACACTTTGACCTACTTTAAAAATTTCATCATCTTTGAGCGGTTCATTTCTAAAATAAGTTAAAGAAATAGCATCTTTATAATCAGTGACGCTATATTTATAGATAAAAAAGGTTCCCCGATCAATGAGCTCATATTTATAAATCAACCCTTGAAAATTTACATAATAATTATCAGGAATATCTTCCAGTTTATTGATTTCACTAATTGTCACAGGGATATAGTTTTGATTTTTAAGCCTTGCATTGTAATTTGAAAATCTTTTGGTTCTTGCAACTTTAGATTCAAAAGAATCTTCTTCAAATTTATTATTTTGCTCCATTTCTTTAATTAATGACGAAAGATTTTTGTGCTCAAGCTCTCTAGCTGGAGTTTCAAAATAAACAATTTCTAAATCGAATTTGTTTATTCCATAAAAATACATTTTGTCTTTAATTAACTCTTCAATATCGTGCAGAAGAAGCGGATCATTAATAAAACTTTGCTTAATTACTCATTTTTGAGCTCCTGATTTAAATTCTCAAGAATTAAGGTTAATAATGCTCTTTGTGAAATCTTTAAAGCAGTTAGTTTCACGAATGATTTCTTTTAAATAATTCTTAATTTCAGGCTCTTCAATTGAGTAATTAAGAATTTCAAAATGAGGCTCTATTAAAAACCCTCTTGATTCACCATAGTAGCTCATTTTAGCTAATAAAATCGAAAAATCATTGATTTTTGGTAAATACGGGATTGTAAAAGTGATGTCCATTCTTTTATCTTTTTCATAAAAAATAACATCTTTAATTCTTGTTTCTTTAAGTGACTCAAGTGTATTTAAACTAATTTCTTGAGCAAAGCTAGAGAAATTTTTATGTGTATAAAAAGCTTTGTACATAAATCCACCCCTAAATAGTTGCAAAAATCATAATTAAACTTCAAAAACAAAACACAGTAGCTATGCTATCTAAGCGATCAAGCACTCCTCCATGTCCTTTTAATATAGAAGAAAAGTCCTTAATTTCACATCATCTTTTCACAATTGAGAAATATAAATCACCAAAAAGTGCAATCAAAGGTGCAAACACTAAAAATGAATTAAAAGTAATTACATATTTAGTCCCTGAAGTAAAGAATAATGAATACGGGTTTTCTTCCCCTTTGAAAATTTCTTTGGTTCCAAAAATAAGGACAAGTGCACCTACAAAAGAAAGTACATATCCAACAATAGCTCCTTCTCAAGTTTTTTTAGGGCTAACTGCAGGTGCTAATTTTTTCTCAAAGAATTTGTGCCCAAGAAGCACTCCTCCAAAAAATCCACCCATGTCATAGAATGTAGAAATAAGAATAAAAAGAATAATAAAAATCATTCCTGTTTTAGTGCTTAAAAGAGCAAATAGTGTCTTAATAAAAGCAAATAAAATAAATAGTGAAAGCATAAATGAAATTGATTTATTTACTAAATTTCCTAAAATTGCTTGTCTTCTGAGCATTGCATATCTAATTATAAAAAATGATAATCCGCCTAAAAGAGGAATTAAAAAGATGGTAAAGTCTTTATTAATAATCTCTGTAAAAATAGATGTAATTTGCTGTTTTTCAAGTCCAATAAGAATATCTTTAGTCTTTCCAAATCATAGTTTGTTTGTGTAATCTGGACTAACAAAAAGTAGCCCTAGTAAAATTACTGCAAAAATGATGCTCACATATAGATTTTCAAGATATGCTCTTGTGAGTTCAAAAAAGATTCATCCAATTAAAATTGATGAAATAATGATTGAAGGAATTCTTAATGCTAAAAATCCATTTCCTACTAAATCATAGTGATAAAAGGAAATTCTTAAGAGGGTAAATAACCCTATAAAAACTGCTACCATTACAATTGAAGGAATAAGTCTTCCCATTAAAAAGTCTTTATTTTTTAACTTACTAAAATTCATATAATGATTATATGATATTTGAATAAAAAAGTTTTAAATTAGCTCATTTGCTATTGTTTCGCTTTTTAAATGTTAATTTTTAACTATTCGATAATATAAAGGTGCAAATTATATATAACTTGAGTAGTTAAAAATTAAGATAAAGAGGTGAGAAAGATGAGAAAAAAGATAAGCGAAAAAGGTACAGCTTTTAAAAAGTTAGTTAAAAATGTTTTTAACCTGTTGCTATAGCAATTCTTGTTGTTGTTATTGTTGCAATTATAGGCTTTATTGTATGAGGTGCATATAATGCTGATTGAAACTTTTCAAAAGTCAATTATGTAGCAATATTTGCTGGTTGATTAGGTGGAAGTTTAATTGGAGGTTACATTCTTCTTGCTGCTGCTTATTTCGGATTAAGATACACAGTGTATAAAGGTCACTTCATTATAGAAGTAGAAAAATCAGTACATCAATTTGTTTTAGAACCTTTAACTGAATTCTTTGATAGTAAAGAAAGCAAATTTAGAGAATTCTGTGTCAAAGATAAAAAAGTAAGGGTAAGCAATAAATTAACTCAAGAAAAAATTCACACCGCTTCTAATACAGTCAAAAACTCACAAGAAACAGTTGCAGCCCAAGGAAAAGGAGATTTTAATAGGCTAAGACTTGGTTTTGCCCAAGAAAATCCCAGTGGGGTTGAAGATACCAATAACAGCCTTGTTGTTCAAAAAGATGCTAATTCAACTATTGTTGCTAAAGAAAAATCTAGTGGTACATCTTCAGGCGCAAGCAATATACTCCTAAGTTTGACACTTTTAAAACTTAAAACGACGAATAACCCTACAATATAGAGCTATTCGTCGTTTTTATATCACAATTCCTATATAGTAAATTTTACGTCTTCACATTTACCAATAGTTTCAATTGGTTTAAGTCCAAGAACTTTTAATATAGTTTTGAACTCTTCAGATTCTTCTGATTTAATATAAGTATTTATTTCTGGGATAATTGATAATTTTTGATTTTTAATTGATTCAATTATTTTATTCGTAGGAAGCGGATAACCACAATATTCAAGAACAAATTCTAAATATCTTTGAATCGTGAGTGCAAGGAAGCAAATTAAAAAATGTCCTTTGATTGTCTTTTCAGTTGAAAGATAAATTGGTCTTACTTCAAAGTTTGTTTTCATCACTCTAAAACTTTCTTCTATTTTTCAAAGTTTTGAATATTGTTCAATAATTTCCATTTCATCCATATCTTCATGAGATGTTAAAATTCCATAAAATCCATCTGCGGCTTCATCTTTCAAAATCGCTTGATGATCTAACTCAACTTCGTTAGCTGAAAGTTTTAAATACTTCTTACCACCTCTTTTCATTTCTGATTTTATAGCTGATAAATTGAGTAATTTTTCAGCTTTTTTAATAAGTCTTTCACGATCTTTTTTATCTTTTCTTTGTCTCTTTCCAGAGAAAGTTAAAATCAGTTTATTGTCAATTTCATAAAAGGTATTATTAGATTTAAAAAGCTCTTTGTGATCTTGTTTTTTCACACTGAATTCTTCATACATCATTTTATATGTATCAAGATCATAAATTCCTTCAATTTTATTTTCTTTACCTTTGATTTTGTAAGCCATTATGTAATCGTATCCTGCTTGTTTTATGGCTAATAAGTTACTTTTTGAGTTTAAACCTCTATCTGCAACAATAGTAATTTTATCTATACCTAAGTCTCTTTTTATATTCTCTAAAACAGGTTTTAAAGTCAAGAAATCAGATGTGTTTCCAGGGAATAAATCATAATAAATCGGTATTCCCATATCGTCGATTAAAAGACCTAAAACAACTTGAGTTTGGTTAACTTTATTGTCTTTTGAAAAACCAAATTTTCTAAGTTCATCAGGTATAAAACTTTCAAAATAAACAGTTGTAACGTCATAGAAACAGAATGTTAAATTTCTGTTAATTTTGTCTACAAATTGTTCATTTAAATGTTTTAAAATATCCGCTTTTTTATCCTGTAAAAACTCAAGTGATCTATAAATGTCTTTCAAACTATCATCAAATTTGTATCAATATTTTTTAATTTTTTCAACTGAACTTCTTTTAGAAGATGGTTCTAAAATTCTTGTTAAAATTAGCATTTTTGTAATTGATGCTAGGTCATATTTTGACCTACTATTTTTCTTTTGTAAGTCATTTAAGAAATTTGGTAATTCTAGATAATTTATGATTTCTTCGTAAACTAAATTTCCATATCCTTTAATTTCTGTTCCTTTAAATTTGTCCAATTTTAAAGAATTCATGATTTGTAAAATTTGTTCGTTTCTATCTTTTTGTTTTTGATTTTTCTTTGAACTAACAGATTCTTTTAATTCTTCAATGAAGTTTGGATTATCTTTTGTAAGATCTTCTAATTTACCTAAAAATTTTACTTCTCTAATTTTTGGTTTTTTAGTTTCTTTATCTCAATATGATTCTACGATTCTTACATATTGTGTTTTATTCTTTTTGATGATTTGTACTGATGCCATAATTTGTCCTTTTTACCATATTATACCATATATTTACTATATATGAAATAAAAAAATAAAAAATTTCTTAATATATGTAATATATTAAGAAATTCAAAAAGTCTTAAAAAAGACCAAAGTGTCAAAGTTAGGAAAAAGTAAGGGTAAGCAATAAATTAACTCAAGAAAAAATTCACACCGCTTCTAATACAGTCAAAAACTCACAAGAAACAGTTGCAGCCCAAGGAAAAGGAGATTTTAATAGGCTAAGACTTGGTTTTGCCCAAGAAAATCCCAGTGGGGTTGAAGATACCAATAACAGCCTTGTTGTTCAAAAAGATGCTAATTCAACTATTGTTGCTAAAGAAAAATCTAGTGGTACATCTTCAGGCGCAAGCAATATACTTCTAAAAAATAATGACTTTGACCAAAAAATGAAGTAAAAAATATTGAGAAAATTGAATATGAATTAGCAGAGATGAATCTTGAACTAGAAGATGTAAGAGATAAATTGATTCAAGTTGTATTCAATAAAATTAAAGATCGTTATAGCGAGTAGCACTTATTAAACATTATGAAGGTTTCTTAATTCTTCAAGATAAATATTTTAATGTAAAAGATGAAGAAAATAATAATCCTAACTTTAAAAATAAAAATGTTATGATGTTCTCGAAAAGAAATGTTGAACCTGTAAAAGTAGAAGGTCTTGTTTCTGTTTATTCTTCAGACCTAGCACCTATTGTAAGAAACAAAGATAAAGAGCAAGATGAAAAAACGATGGATAAAGCTTTAAATAATTTATTAAGCAAGTATATTGTTTCATTAATGAAAAATTTAAATACTCTTAATGATGTTTTAGCAAATAAAGGAGATAAAAATTCTAACAATAAAAACGATAAAGGTAAAATTACTCCAGTGGCTTGACAAACACTTCAAGATGTATCTAGAGCTTTATTAGATATTCACGATAAATAATTATTAACTTTATAATCCATTTCTTTATGAAATAGGTTTTTATTACAAGTTTGAAAGTTTTAAAATTTAAAAATAGAAAATAACTATTCATTTTTTAATACACTATTTGATATATGGTATCTTTATATTAATTATTAAAATAAATATCTCTTCACAAAGGGATGCTGAATATTTGAATAAGTATATTTTATAAACAAACCATCATTGGAACTATTTTTGCAAAAAAATTGAAAGCACATTTATATGCTTTAATAAATTTATGAAAATTATCCCAATTTTTGGTGTATTTTTTCAATTAGTTGCTGTTGATCGTTTGTATTAAAAATTTTTATTGCAAATTTCAAAAACCTTTCTTTCTTTTCTATCATTTTTTTAATAATTTCTTTTTGATCCTCATCTCTTCCTTTGTTTTTACTTAAACACAAATGGCAAATTGGACATAATTTAATCAAATTTTCGATTACGTCAAATTCATAACCATTTTTGAATGAAATGCCGTGATGAACTTCTAAATATAGAAAACCATCTTTTTTCATAAATGTTCTATCTTCTAAATTGTATTTATCCCCACAACCCACACATATATTTTCATCATTTTTATACACAATGTCACGAATAAATTTACTTCTTACTTTTTTGCTTTCTAATAGATCACTTTCTATTTTAAATTTATATTCTTCTCTAAGGTTTTGAATTTCCTTATTGTTTAATTCTCTATTGTAAATATCAGAAAGATAAGAATTTAATCTATTTATGGTTTTACTTTTGCTAATTTTAAAATTTGAAAATTCAAAAAATGAATAGTTATCTTTCTTGATAGATTTTGCATTAAAAACATTTTCAATAATGTTAATTTTGTATGGATTTGTAAAGCCCACAATTGAACTGTATCACAACAGATTTATTCTTAGTTGTGTATTTCTTTTTTTACCATTAATATATTGTTTTTGTAGCTCTCTAAAATTTAAATTAATTAAATTTAGAGGTATGTTTAAAATGTCTATTATGATTTGAATTTTTCGTCCACTTTCTACTGAACTAAAAAAATAATCTATGCTTAAAAAGTTTAACTTTTCATCGACGCTTCCTCTTAGTTCGAAAAACCCAGTTAAAAATTCTCTTTTTTCATTTGTTATTTCTTCATCTTTATACATTTTGTTTTCTGATATAAATTTGATAAAAAGATCATATTCAAATGTTTTTAAATCAAGATTTAAATCATTTTCTAAAACAAAAACAGATGACATATTAGAATTGTTTATAACAAAACTATTATCAAAATTATTTTTGAAATTTTCTAAAATAGTTCAATAAGGATATTCTCCTGATAAATCGTTAAGTTTATTTCTGTATTCTACTGCAATTTCTTTAAATTCATCATCAGTAAATGTTGATTTTTTTGATTGTTTAAAGGTGGAAATTGTAAAAATATATTGATTATTTTTAGAAAAAATGGTTCTACTTAAAAATGAACCAAATAAAAATGGTGTAATTTTTTTAGATTTTAAAAATTCACTTACTTTAATTATGTTCATTTAAAATCCTTTCTCTTGCAAGTTCAAAATATTTTTGGTCTTTTTCAACACCAATAAAACTTCTGTTTAATCTCAAAGATGCTACTCCAGTAGTTCCTGAACCCATAAAGGGATCGATAATTACATCTCCTTCATTTGTATGAATTTTAATGATTTCATTCATTAAAGTAAGACTTTTTTGTGTCGGGTGAAAAGTTCTTTCTTTCCCAGAAACTACACCTGTAATAAATTCTGATCTTAAATATGGTGTTTCTTTTGGTTTGTTAAAAATTCATTTGGCTCCTTTTTTCACTCCCCATATAGCAAATTCTTTATCTTGAACATATCTTCTATCTACATTTCTAGGCATTGGATTAGTTTTCTTTCAAACTAAAACATCTTTAACAACAATATTATTTTTTATTAATTCATCTATTAAATAACTTATATATAAATATGAGCAAAAAATTATTATACTTCCATTTGGTTTCAATAATTCTGTGTACGATTTAATTCAAGCTGTTAAATCAAAATTTTCATCTCATTCACCGAAATGAATACCCTTTCTTTTTCCGGATGTAAGAGTATGGAAACTGTTTTCCTTTGAAATATTATATGGTGGATCAGTGATAATGTGATCTACTTTTAAACCATCATTTTTTAGTTCTTTGATTATGGTATATGCATCTGCGTTATATATTTTTCAATCTTTATTAGTAAGAACTTCATTTTTATATGCTCTTTGAATTGTTGCACCTATTTCTTTAGCCATTAAAGGCGGAACAGCATTTCCTATTTGTTTGCAAATACTTGTTTTGTTACCTAAAAATAAATATGAATCAGGAAAAGATTGAATTCTCGCCGCTTCCCTTGGAGTTATCGCTCTATTTAAAAAAGGATGAGAGTTTCTTCCGTTTGATGGAGTATCAAATCTAGTATCTATTGTTGGACTTATTGTGTCTCATTTTAATCTAGATCAAGTTGTTTTAAATTTTTGTTTTCCATGCAAATGTGTAGGTAAATGACTTTTGTCACCTTCCGGTGGTATCATTTTAAGTTTTTCGATTGCTAAATCTGAATGTTTAGTTGCTATGTGATTGTATAGTTTTTCACCACGCATTAATAATTGATATTGTGTTTCCCCTTCATTTAAATATTCGGTTTCTTTTTCTCCTTCTCCTGATGATAAATAGGCTAAATCAGAAATAGCATCTCTTACAGTTGTAATTTTTTCTACTGTTTTTACTGGAAGATTTATACTTTTGCTTAATGAACCTATAATTATTGTTCTTTCTCTATTTTGTGGGACGCCAAAATCTTTAGCATTAATAGAACCAAAATTAACAATATAACCTAATTTTTCCATTCTTGAAACTATTTCATTTATAAAGTAACCATTCGCTGCACTTAATAATGCTTTTACATTTTCGATAACAAATACTTCTGGTTTTATTCTTTCAACTAAATCAATATATTCCAAAAACAAAAAATTTCTTGGATCTTCAAGTCCTAATTGTTTTCCTTTAAGACTAAATCCTTGACAAGGTGGTCCTCCGATGATCATATTTACTTTGTGTTGTTTTGAAGAGTTTATTATTTCTTCTTTTATTTTTTCATCAGTAATATCTCCAAGTATTGTTTTTGCTTTTGGGTGATTGTGTTTAAATGTTTCCAAAGCATTTTTATCAAAATCAACCGCAACCATAGTTTCAAAATTTTTTATCTTTTCGATTCCTGTTGAAAAACCGCCTGCTCCAGCAAATAAATCTAATATTTTAAACTTCATTTTAAACTCCAATTTTATATTTGAGGTAATACTTTTTTATACCTCAAATTATAGCATTAAAGTATAGTTGATTTTAAAAATACATAATTTCGGAATTAAAAATTTCAAATTTTGCTATTCTTTTTAAATAAAGATAACAAAATATTAGTTTATAAAATATGCTTTATTTAATTTTTATTATTTATAATTTTAAATATGATTAATTTTTTAGAAAAAAGAATGCAAAAAGCCTTAGCAAAAATGGCTAAAAAAACCGTCCTCAAAGAGGAAGATATAATTGAAATTACAAGAGAAGTAAGAATGGCTCTTTTAGAAGCTGACGTTAACTTAAAAGTTGTTAAAGAATTTATTGCTAACGTTAAAGAAAAAGCTCTTTCTACTGAAATTATTGGTAAATTAAACCCTTCACAACAAATGATTAAAATTTTTCATGAAGAACTTGTCAGAATTCTTGGTGGAGAAGTTAAAGAAATTAAAATTGACAAAAAACCTTACATTATTATGATGTGTGGGCTTCAAGGATCAGGGAAAACTACAACAGTAGCAAAATTAGCTTACTATCTTAAAAAGAAAAAACAAGTAGAAAAACCACTTTTAGTAGCTGGTGATATTTATCGTC
This genomic window from Mycoplasmopsis gallinacea contains:
- a CDS encoding DJ-1/PfpI family protein, with amino-acid sequence MKLLVFIENQFNDIELTTPLSYLKRADENLEITYYHPHLSSANGQYNISYIQNISNQIGDLDSYDAFFIPGGKGAQSLRKNEHLLKIISSLIAQNKLVFAICDAPNVLLENNLIPEKWPYSSFPSNWSATYQNSFRSEEMVSRANNLITARCAFASNELGLTMVEILYGKETANLVSFGMTGNK
- a CDS encoding PolC-type DNA polymerase III, whose product is MYKAFYTHKNFSSFAQEISLNTLESLKETRIKDVIFYEKDKRMDITFTIPYLPKINDFSILLAKMSYYGESRGFLIEPHFEILNYSIEEPEIKNYLKEIIRETNCFKDFTKSIINLNSWEFKSGAQKWVIKQSFINDPLLLHDIEELIKDKMYFYGINKFDLEIVYFETPARELEHKNLSSLIKEMEQNNKFEEDSFESKVARTKRFSNYNARLKNQNYIPVTISEINKLEDIPDNYYVNFQGLIYKYELIDRGTFFIYKYSVTDYKDAISLTYFRNEPLKDDEIFKVGQSVDVYGMLDNRSYDTSTKNIKVSFLKPYDDIISEISDDEEVKRIELNTKSKMNVMDGIMEANEIVELAKKYGHKSVAIVDSNSVQSFPKFFASAKKEGIKPIYGVSFSVIDENHRAILNEYQNSLLEANEYIAFDIETTSLSATFGEIIEFGGSIVRNGMIAEKFQFFIKASEKLSAFTVGLTKITDQMLEKEGLELQEGLQKIYDILNNRIAIAHNAKFDMNFILEKFKQNNIPYPNTVYIDSLMVSRILFQEKSKHSLGDFCSNLGVLYDSNVAHRADYDADVLAQAWIKSINKFKEMDINDLDQLYNYKSKAVYEKTRPDQITVLVKNQIGLKNLFKLVTLSLTQRYFKGPKIFYQDLIGVEGILIGSGGVRSPLIDAVLYSSEDNVDLIISKFDYVEIPHPNSLEHLITDDGFSREQIEISLKNLYKKAKSLGKTPVAISDARYERKEHREFFKPLVYAKGIGNVPHFLFNYQKAAEGTLKIPQLHFLTTKEMKQAFTFLGNLDDINEVVIENTHKIDQMIEDNIEVIKKDLYTPIFDNSKSKLPDLVYKTAHEKYGEKLPKIVEERIKKEIEPILKYGFDVIYWISHILVKKSLDNGYLVGSRGSVGSSLVATLSGITEVNPLPPHYICSNCKSFELVENTTVTSGFDLDDKDCDKCGTKMDKDGHTIPFETFLGFNADKVPDIDLNFSGEYQGEIHNEIKRLFGESHTFRAGTISTIKNKTAYGYIKKAVEEYGLPYSSTYIDFLSTKIEGVKRTTGQHPGGIIIIPKEYDVEDFTPSNYPADDIALDWKTTHFDFHAIHDNVLKLDILGHLDPTAIRMLERLTGIDVKKDIPKKDPRVMSLFSSTKELGISPSQIGDEKTGALGIPEFGTNFVRRMLNEAAPTSFADLISLSGLSHGTDVWTNNAQTLIKEKNMTIKDVISCRDDIMVYLINKGVDPLYSFKVMEQVRKGKGVSSEQEAELKKHDVPDWYIESMKKIAYMFPKAHATAYVLMAWRIAWFKLYHPLAYYATFLTTRVEEFDVTVMANDPGAKKINAKLKELSSLSAKKVKDEELIVSLECARELYARGFTITNIQLTKSLDKEWVIDYQNKALIPPFSAIKGLGGAMAEKIIIAREEKPYRTKEDFAKRSGINSTLFGIVKEMGVLDELEDTDQMTLF
- a CDS encoding phosphatidate cytidylyltransferase, with protein sequence MNFSKLKNKDFLMGRLIPSIVMVAVFIGLFTLLRISFYHYDLVGNGFLALRIPSIIISSILIGWIFFELTRAYLENLYVSIIFAVILLGLLFVSPDYTNKLWFGKTKDILIGLEKQQITSIFTEIINKDFTIFLIPLLGGLSFFIIRYAMLRRQAILGNLVNKSISFMLSLFILFAFIKTLFALLSTKTGMIFIILFILISTFYDMGGFFGGVLLGHKFFEKKLAPAVSPKKTWEGAIVGYVLSFVGALVLIFGTKEIFKGEENPYSLFFTSGTKYVITFNSFLVFAPLIALFGDLYFSIVKRWCEIKDFSSILKGHGGVLDRLDSIATVFCFWSLIMIFATI